The Blattabacterium cuenoti genome includes a region encoding these proteins:
- the hisS gene encoding histidine--tRNA ligase: MFLNIPKGTRDFSSIEMNKRNYLIQTIRKKFELFGFYSIETPAIENISTLVGKYGEEGDSLIFKLLHSGNFLKKRILDFYKKIKNDKKTVNVAKCLTEYISNKALRYDLTVPLVRYVVMHRNEIFFPFKRYQIQPVWRADKPQKGRFREFYQCDADTISLSWSLWEEIELIQLCDEIFTKLNFPILIYINHRDILKGLVKMAGIENNLWKYFTTSLDKWNKIGRDLVKKEMLHKGISSKSFDKIAFFFDMKENFYNKKKYLTLALKDFEKGKKGIKDLSFIYDNIKNISLQKTKLEWNLSLARGMNYYTGTILEIVPFNNRSFISIGGGGRYDGLANLFGMNNNNNNVCGVGISLGLDRIYLAMEQENLFQTIYNYPSRVLFINYGNEEVLYAYKIIKFFRKKGISTQLYPHADKIGKQFRYANDNNIPFAISIGKNEIKRNKIRMKNIQERIEKEYDCINDVVNQLMKKL; encoded by the coding sequence ATGTTTCTTAACATTCCTAAAGGAACCAGAGACTTTTCATCTATTGAGATGAATAAACGCAATTATTTAATTCAAACTATTCGAAAAAAATTTGAACTTTTTGGTTTTTATTCTATAGAAACTCCTGCTATTGAAAATATTTCCACTCTTGTTGGAAAATATGGGGAGGAAGGAGATTCCTTAATATTTAAGTTGTTACATTCAGGTAATTTTTTAAAAAAAAGGATTTTAGATTTTTATAAAAAAATAAAAAATGATAAAAAAACAGTTAATGTTGCAAAATGCTTAACTGAATATATATCTAATAAGGCTCTTAGATATGATTTAACGGTTCCTCTTGTCCGTTATGTAGTTATGCATAGAAATGAAATTTTTTTTCCTTTTAAAAGATATCAAATACAACCTGTCTGGCGTGCAGATAAACCTCAAAAAGGAAGATTTAGGGAATTTTATCAATGTGATGCAGATACAATCTCTTTATCTTGGTCTTTATGGGAAGAAATAGAATTAATTCAGCTTTGTGACGAAATTTTTACTAAACTAAATTTTCCTATTCTTATCTATATTAATCATAGAGATATATTAAAAGGATTAGTAAAAATGGCTGGAATAGAAAATAATTTATGGAAATATTTTACGACCTCTTTAGATAAATGGAATAAAATTGGAAGAGATTTAGTAAAAAAAGAAATGCTTCATAAAGGAATTTCATCTAAATCATTTGACAAAATTGCATTTTTTTTCGATATGAAAGAAAATTTCTATAATAAAAAAAAGTATTTGACTTTAGCTTTAAAAGATTTTGAAAAAGGTAAAAAAGGAATTAAAGATTTAAGTTTTATTTATGATAATATAAAAAATATTTCTTTACAAAAAACAAAATTAGAATGGAATCTTTCTTTAGCTAGAGGAATGAATTATTATACAGGAACAATATTAGAAATTGTACCATTCAACAATAGGAGTTTTATTTCTATTGGAGGAGGAGGGAGATATGATGGATTAGCTAATTTATTTGGAATGAACAACAATAACAACAATGTTTGTGGAGTCGGAATTTCTTTAGGTTTAGATCGAATTTATTTAGCAATGGAACAAGAAAACTTGTTTCAAACTATCTATAATTATCCTTCAAGAGTTTTATTTATTAATTATGGAAATGAAGAAGTTTTATATGCGTACAAAATCATAAAATTTTTCAGAAAAAAAGGAATTTCTACTCAATTATATCCTCATGCGGATAAAATAGGAAAACAATTTAGATATGCTAATGATAATAATATTCCATTTGCTATTAGTATAGGAAAAAATGAAATCAAAAGAAATAAAATTAGAATGAAAAATATTCAAGAAAGAATAGAAAAAGAATATGATTGCATTAACGATGTTGTGAATCAATTAATGAAAAAATTATAA